A single Eulemur rufifrons isolate Redbay chromosome 9, OSU_ERuf_1, whole genome shotgun sequence DNA region contains:
- the LOC138391541 gene encoding small integral membrane protein 30-like yields MTSVSSQLLLVLISLLLVLPVVEAVEAGDATALLLGVVLSLTGICACLRVYARKRNGQT; encoded by the coding sequence ATGACTTCAGTTTCATCCCAATTGCTCTTAGTCCTCATTTCACTGCTTCTGGTGTTGCCTGTTGTGGAAGCAGTGGAAGCTGGAGATGCAACTGCTCTCTTGTTAGGTGTGGTTCTCAGCCTTACAGGCATTTGTGCTTGCTTGAGGGTATATGCACGGAAGAGAAATGGACAGACGTGA